TCCCATCCGGCAGGAAGCTGCAAAGGAATGTCTGCGCGGGTGAGGGGGGTATTCGCCGGGCGGGTTGGCGTCTGATCCACTGCCACAAGGCTTGTAAGACGCGTTACCAGATGATGCTCCAGTGCAAGGTTGAGGATACGCGTATCGGCTGCCAGTCCTGTAATCTTGCCAAGCTTCATGTCCACCTCTGCATCATCGATTCTGCGACGGGCCCAGATCTTGGAAATGCCTTCGGCGGGGCTTGCCGCATCAAGCGGTAAGGTCACTGTCCATGGGCGTCGTCCAACTGTACCCTCAACTGTAATGGTGCCAATTGCCTGTTTTGTACGTGCCGCAATCACCAACGGTTCGCCCTGATAAAGGTCTGGAAGAAGGCCTGGCGTCAGATTGACACCCTCTTGCGAGAAGCTGGCCTTCACATTGGTTACAACTGGGTTTTCGAGCTTAGCAAACAGTTCACGCATACGCTCGTCGACTTCTTCAACCGAGCCGATATGTGTAAAGGTCCCACGACCAAGTTCAGAGGCCTTGTTCATCAGATAGGTGTTGGGCGCTGAGCCAATACCAACCATGAAGAGGCGGGAGCGGTCCCGGCGCGATGCGATGACATCAAGCATTTGCTGTTCGTTGCTAATCTCGCCATCGGTCAAAAACACGATCTGACGCAAACCGTCCTTTTGGTGGCTGTCATCAAGAGCCGCGTGCAATGCGGGCAGCATTTCTGTTCCGCCGACCGCGTCAAGCGTGGCCACATATTCGCGGGCATCGGTGATATTAAGTGGCGTAGCAGGGACTGAGTCATCAAATACCTTGGTCATAGTGTCATCGAAACGAATGACGTTGAAACGGTCGGTGGGCTTTAAGCGGGAGAGGGCATAATCGAGACTGGCTTTGGCCTGCTTGATCGAAGTTCCGCCCATCGAACCTGAATTGTCGATGACAAACACGATTTCTCGCGATTGATTTGCAGCGCTTTTGACAACCGGCGGCGTGACATAGGCCAGCACATAATCGTCATTTCCAACACGTTCGCGGAACAGGCCGACATTGGGCATAGCGGTTTCAGCAGCTTGCCATTCGAGAACGAAATCGCGATCGGCTGTGGCCTTGCCATCCAGAACAATCTTCGATGTCTTTTCGTCCTGCCGATCGATTTTGACAGGGTGATAAAGGCTCTTGATATCGGCGGCCGGGAAACCAGGCTTGAGATTGACAGTAATCGTCACTGGATTGGTGCGGTCTTCACCCGGCATCACGAGAGGTGTTTCAATCGCTCCATTGTCGGGACCATGGGTTGGTTCCGTTTTCTGCCGTCCCCAGCCGCTCTGAATATCTGCGGTCTCAATGATCGGGTCGCTGTTATCGGGATTATAGCGCGGCGCGACAACGAGCGGCACACGGAGAGAAAAGCGATTGTCACTCAGGCGGACTGCCTGCTGATATTCAATCTGAATGACGACTTTTTCATTCGGGCCGAGATTTGCAACCGCATTGGTGAAAATGTTGGGGCGCTGCTGCTCGATGAGAGCTGCCTTCTTGCCTTCACTTTTTGCCTTCTCATAGATTTCACGCGCTGCCTGCTTTTCCTTGATATCGGCAACAATAACCTTGTCGCCGACAATCATCTTCAGGGAATAGACCGCACTGTCTTCGGGCAGTGGGAAGACATAAAGCCCTTCGACCCAGCCGCTGGTCGGGTTTTCAAAAACCTGACTGAGACGGGCGCGGGCGGTGGGGCCACTGACATCAATATCGAAATCGGTGGCAAGTCGTGGCGCTTCGACATATTGGCCTGCTTCACTGCTCTGAAGCAGAAGGCTGCCGCTTTGCATGGCGTTCGGCGTTACATAGGCCGGCTTTTCCGCACGGGCCGCAGCCACGTTGAGAAGCGAAAGAACAACGGCCAGAACTGGCAGTATCGTCATATTCACAAACCAGATGAGTTTGCAGAACTGCGAGAGGCTGACTGCCCTTGCGTTGTTGTGGGAGTGTCTGATGGCAGGCGACATTGTGCGCTCCTGTATCTATCGGATAACTGGACACAATTTGCGCCGGAGTGCTGTTTCCTCTCCAGCGTAAGCTTTGCCAAGTTTTGTCCGTAGTTTGCCGCAAGCCACCTTGCCGGTTCTGGCTTTGTGTGGAATTGTGAAGGAAAGTACGGATTCAGGAAGTTTTCATGTCCCAGCACGATGCGGTTTTGCCCGATCAATTGAATCTCCGCGTTGCTGAACGTGTGCGCGAGGAAATCGCGCGGCGCAGAATTTCGCGCCAGCATCTGGCGGATGAGGCACGTATCAGCCTATCGACGCTTGAAAAGGCGCTTTCCGGGCACCGGCCTTTTACGCTTGCCACTATCATCCGGCTTGAGCAGGCAATGGGATTTGAACTGCGCGATCAGGCGGAAACAGAAAAGCCAAAGCCAGCCGCTCCTCATGGACATGCGGCGGAAGAACTTGGCGCTTATTCGCGCGCCGCCGTTTCCTGGCTTGAGGGAACGTTTCTCACCTTGCGTCCGTCATTCGGCGATAGAAGCGACATCTTCGCCTATTGCACTCATATCAACTGGGACGCTGAGAATACGCATCTCAAGTTTGAGGAGCGCGAACGCACCGATACGTCGTTTTCCCAGCAAGGGCGTGTTTCAGTGCCGCATCTTTCGGGTCATGTTTATCTAGTGACCAATACATCCGGGCAATATCGGATGGCGGTTCTTTCGCGCCCAAGCATTGCGGGCGAAATGTACGGCATTTTGACAACCTTGCGGGCGGGGCAGGGAGCACAACTGACGCCTGTATCGGTTCCTTTGGCGCTTATTCCAATGAAGGTGTTCGAAACGCCGGTTTTTGGTCGAATAACTCCGGCAGACCTGTCTTACGGCCAATATTCCAGTTTTATCAACAAAACGCTCGGCGATGGATATGCAAGTTTCGTAACGTCTGAATAGACGCACCTCGGATTTGGTTTAACTATTGGACACCTCGAAATGGTGGCGTCGCCTTAACGGGAAAAGGGGGGCGATAGTGCCATCGACGTGAGTTTTCAGGCATCGATCGACGAGAAGATGTCTCTCCAGGTTGTGATGGCGTCAGCACGAAGCTTTCGATTGTACTCTGCGGTGAGATGCTTTCTGTGAAGAAGGAAGAGATTGGCAATTGGGCCATGGGTCGAGACGAAACGCTGGCATTGGCATGCCGACTGGAACCGCATCTTGCGTCGTTCGCGTCGTCGGACGGAAAGGTGTGAATTCTCAGCGCGGTTGCTGAGGCCCTTATGCGAACGATGTTCGACGCCCGGCATCAATTCGACCTTCGCCGCCGAGTAGGACCGCAGCTTGTCGGTGACCATCACTCGTGGAGTGGTCCCCTGGCCCTTGAGCAGCCTTCGCATCAGCTGCAGAGCTGCACGCTTGTTTCTCCGGTTTTGCAGGAGGGCATCGAGACGTGACCATTGGCATTGACAGCCCGCCAGAGCCAGTATTTCTTTCCCCTGATGGAAACCACCGTCTCATCAAGATACCATTTGTCGGAGAACTAACTGCGGGACCGCTGACGAAGTTGACGGGCGAATTTGAGATCGAACTTCGCCGCCCATTTCGACACAGTCTGGAACAAAACCTCAATGCCGCGCTCGGCAAGCAGGTCTTCAACGTCGCGAAAGCTGAGCGGAAACCGATAATAAAGCCACACCGCATGGGCAATGATCTCAGCAGGAAAACGATGGCGTTTAAAGTGAACAGGATGGGCTTCGGTCATGCTCCTTGAATAACAGCGCGCTTAGCAAAAATCGGTTAAGGCGACACCACCCCTGGCCTTATTGATCAGAAAGTCGAGCTGAATCATCGGACAAGCTGTCCGGAAAGGACAAAGCAATGAAAAGTTTGTGCATTTCCAGAAGCGGGCTATGATTCGTTGCAAAAATAGCCACTAGACTATGTCAGGGAGAGATCATTGAAGCGGATATTTGCGTCACAGACGACGCTGCACAAACTTGAGATATTTTGCACAGTGTGCGAATTGCAGAGCGTCACTCGTACCGCAGAACGCATGTCAGTGGCCCAGCCTGTCGTAACTGCGCATCTACGCTTCCTCGAGGACAAACTCGGCGTCAAGTTGTTCGAGCGCAGTGGCAGGCGTCTGGTACTCACTGCCGCCGGCCGGCGTGTCCACACATGGGCCAATGAGGTCATAACACGCACCCGCGAATTGGAGCGTGAACTCAACATTTCAGGTGAGGCCGAACTGGGTACGGCAATTGTTTCTGCATCAATGACCGTCGCATCCTATGTGTTGCCGCCTCTTTTTTCCGTGTTTCGCCAAAATCACCCGACAGGTGGCGTTACACTGCTTGTTTCCAATCCCCAACTCGTCACCGCCTCTGTCCGTGACGGAAGCTGCGACTTTGGTGTGTGCATTCTCGATCCTCGCCATGACGTGGATGGACTGAATGTCGAACGACTATGGATCGAGCGTCTCGTGCTGGTAACGGCTGCTGGCAGTACCCTGGCCGGTGAAACAGTGTCGCCGGAGGAAATAGCTGCGCTTCCCTTCGTATCTTCTCCGCGCAATCAGGTTCGCCGGGAACTGGAGGAGGATGCACTGCGCGCCCATGGCATCATTGGTCGGCAAGTCGTTCTCGAACTTGGGCATCCGGAGGCCATGAAACAGGCAGTCCGTGCTCATGCGGGCGTTGCCTTCGTCATGGAGACATCGGTGCGGGACGAATGCGAGCGCGGTCTCCTTCGTCGTATCGCGACGCCGGGTGTCGATCTTTCTGTCCCTGTCTTTCTGGTGAGCAGACGGGACAAAAGCTTCTCCGATTTTCAGTCCAGCTTGATGGATTTTGTCCGCGACTCGGCGGTGGGTGGGCAGCCACCGGTCGGTTTTGAGGTTTCCGACGTCAAGCCGCCCATCAGGTAGATCGCTGCCAAGCCGGTTATGCTGCAGTAATCCATATTTAAACAACTATGGTTCTCGTATAATTATATATTGGATAGGCTCCAACGCGAGAGATACCCTCCTCTCAACCGCGGTTCCACGGATTCCGCGGACACCTTCGCCGAAGACTGATGAGGCTGCGCCATATGGCGCGGAGGATTTGGCAAGGTGTGCAGTCAAATCGGGAGGAGCGGAATGTTTCTGGGAGTGGATATCGGAGGGACGTTCACGGATCTCGTCATGCTGGACGAGAACGGGGACCTGGTGACGACCAAAGCGCTGTCGACGCCGGGCGAGTTGGAAGTCGGCGTCTTCAATGCAGTCGAGAATGCCGCCCGGCAGCGGGGCATGTCGGGTGAGGAGCTCTTGGCCAAGGTCACGGCGTTTGGCCACGGCACGACCCAGGCGACCAATGCCGTTATTGAGCGCGATGGTGCGCGGACCGGTCTGATTGCCACGCGCGGTTTCGGCGACACGCTGGCAATCCAGCGGTTGATGGGATTTACCGCTGGCGTTCCGGTTGATCGGCTTGGCTGGTACTCGCGGCGGCGTTA
The genomic region above belongs to Ochrobactrum quorumnocens and contains:
- a CDS encoding marine proteobacterial sortase target protein, whose amino-acid sequence is MSPAIRHSHNNARAVSLSQFCKLIWFVNMTILPVLAVVLSLLNVAAARAEKPAYVTPNAMQSGSLLLQSSEAGQYVEAPRLATDFDIDVSGPTARARLSQVFENPTSGWVEGLYVFPLPEDSAVYSLKMIVGDKVIVADIKEKQAAREIYEKAKSEGKKAALIEQQRPNIFTNAVANLGPNEKVVIQIEYQQAVRLSDNRFSLRVPLVVAPRYNPDNSDPIIETADIQSGWGRQKTEPTHGPDNGAIETPLVMPGEDRTNPVTITVNLKPGFPAADIKSLYHPVKIDRQDEKTSKIVLDGKATADRDFVLEWQAAETAMPNVGLFRERVGNDDYVLAYVTPPVVKSAANQSREIVFVIDNSGSMGGTSIKQAKASLDYALSRLKPTDRFNVIRFDDTMTKVFDDSVPATPLNITDAREYVATLDAVGGTEMLPALHAALDDSHQKDGLRQIVFLTDGEISNEQQMLDVIASRRDRSRLFMVGIGSAPNTYLMNKASELGRGTFTHIGSVEEVDERMRELFAKLENPVVTNVKASFSQEGVNLTPGLLPDLYQGEPLVIAARTKQAIGTITVEGTVGRRPWTVTLPLDAASPAEGISKIWARRRIDDAEVDMKLGKITGLAADTRILNLALEHHLVTRLTSLVAVDQTPTRPANTPLTRADIPLQLPAGWDFDALFGIRADRNVLNHADAGQEQILARSNDRPASPDVSAPSMPLPQTATPATLNMLQGLGALLIGFLIFWFSRRKENA
- a CDS encoding helix-turn-helix domain-containing protein — encoded protein: MSQHDAVLPDQLNLRVAERVREEIARRRISRQHLADEARISLSTLEKALSGHRPFTLATIIRLEQAMGFELRDQAETEKPKPAAPHGHAAEELGAYSRAAVSWLEGTFLTLRPSFGDRSDIFAYCTHINWDAENTHLKFEERERTDTSFSQQGRVSVPHLSGHVYLVTNTSGQYRMAVLSRPSIAGEMYGILTTLRAGQGAQLTPVSVPLALIPMKVFETPVFGRITPADLSYGQYSSFINKTLGDGYASFVTSE
- a CDS encoding LysR family transcriptional regulator — translated: MKRIFASQTTLHKLEIFCTVCELQSVTRTAERMSVAQPVVTAHLRFLEDKLGVKLFERSGRRLVLTAAGRRVHTWANEVITRTRELERELNISGEAELGTAIVSASMTVASYVLPPLFSVFRQNHPTGGVTLLVSNPQLVTASVRDGSCDFGVCILDPRHDVDGLNVERLWIERLVLVTAAGSTLAGETVSPEEIAALPFVSSPRNQVRRELEEDALRAHGIIGRQVVLELGHPEAMKQAVRAHAGVAFVMETSVRDECERGLLRRIATPGVDLSVPVFLVSRRDKSFSDFQSSLMDFVRDSAVGGQPPVGFEVSDVKPPIR